A section of the Leptospira kobayashii genome encodes:
- a CDS encoding zinc-dependent alcohol dehydrogenase, translating into MQHLVFRKKGVLEWEEVPSPKITGKNQALVRPIAIARCDLDIGIVTGRTLFRPPFPLGHEFVGEIISVSDDLSDRFTTKQRVAVSFQISCGTCPSCLAADSKSCTTLPPVTSFGMAPGAQIYGGAVAESVLVPYASQMLLPIKESTNPVAVASLSDNIAEAWKLAGKYLETRPDSKVLVVGGQAASIGLYTALLAHRMGRGTVVYWDTDKARIDLASSLGIPCEYMETYPKSAGKFDLVCECASTKEGWDMAMRSIAPNGVFTSASIFWTNKWEIPYLELYNAGAKLHITRVDSREYMTKILSLVESGIYDPGPIVTKVASFSDAKDAWIEPSTKLVITQSAIN; encoded by the coding sequence ATGCAACACTTAGTATTTCGGAAAAAAGGGGTCTTGGAATGGGAAGAGGTTCCCAGTCCCAAAATTACAGGCAAAAACCAGGCATTGGTTCGTCCCATCGCCATCGCTCGTTGCGATCTGGACATAGGAATCGTAACCGGAAGAACCTTATTTCGTCCTCCGTTTCCTTTGGGGCATGAGTTCGTGGGTGAAATCATTTCCGTGTCAGACGACTTGAGCGACCGGTTTACCACCAAACAAAGAGTAGCTGTATCTTTTCAGATTTCCTGCGGAACCTGTCCGAGCTGTCTTGCCGCGGATTCCAAATCTTGTACCACTTTGCCCCCTGTTACCAGTTTCGGAATGGCACCCGGAGCGCAAATCTACGGAGGTGCCGTTGCGGAATCGGTTCTTGTCCCTTACGCATCACAGATGTTACTTCCTATAAAAGAATCTACAAATCCCGTAGCGGTTGCCAGTTTATCCGATAATATCGCAGAAGCGTGGAAGCTTGCGGGAAAATATTTGGAAACAAGACCGGATTCCAAGGTTTTGGTAGTGGGGGGACAGGCCGCAAGCATAGGTTTGTATACCGCACTCCTTGCTCATCGGATGGGCCGAGGAACAGTTGTTTATTGGGATACGGATAAGGCACGGATTGATCTTGCCAGCTCTCTAGGGATTCCTTGCGAGTATATGGAAACATATCCCAAGTCTGCCGGAAAATTCGATTTGGTTTGTGAATGCGCTTCTACCAAAGAGGGGTGGGACATGGCGATGCGATCCATTGCACCGAACGGAGTGTTCACTTCCGCATCTATTTTTTGGACCAATAAATGGGAGATTCCTTATTTGGAACTTTATAATGCGGGTGCAAAATTACATATCACCAGGGTGGATTCCAGAGAGTATATGACAAAGATTTTGTCTCTCGTCGAGTCAGGGATTTATGATCCGGGTCCGATTGTCACGAAGGTGGCATCGTTTTCGGATGCGAAGGATGCTTGGATCGAACCTAGTACCAAACTTGTGATCACCCAATCGGCAATAAATTGA
- a CDS encoding GNAT family N-acetyltransferase has translation MAEIQIKKEKSDSPVVYKMSNALWEEIQTRYSFQAPNPYEAKDFAEDWSGVWIAYDGETAVGSIALLPFEGEESELDLMFVSKNHRKQGIAEKLLATVESFATETGYTSIKLRAGEPQPEAIAFYKKMGFQPISSFGKWKSDPTALCFEKTLD, from the coding sequence ATGGCAGAGATTCAAATCAAAAAAGAAAAATCCGACTCACCCGTTGTTTACAAAATGAGCAATGCACTTTGGGAAGAAATCCAAACGCGTTATTCGTTCCAAGCACCCAATCCTTACGAAGCCAAAGATTTTGCAGAAGACTGGTCCGGAGTTTGGATCGCCTACGATGGGGAGACTGCCGTAGGAAGCATTGCCCTTTTGCCCTTCGAAGGAGAAGAGAGTGAATTGGATCTGATGTTTGTGTCAAAAAACCACAGAAAACAAGGGATTGCGGAAAAACTTTTGGCAACGGTAGAATCTTTTGCCACGGAAACCGGCTATACAAGCATCAAACTACGTGCAGGTGAACCCCAACCTGAAGCAATCGCCTTTTACAAAAAGATGGGTTTCCAACCGATCTCCAGCTTCGGCAAATGGAAGTCCGATCCGACCGCACTCTGCTTTGAAAAAACCTTAGACTGA
- a CDS encoding TfoX/Sxy family protein — MSNPFVEETLEKLSILGNVTARAMFGGYGIYLDGVMFGLVAEDVLYLKTDSQTISKFQVAGGRPFTYDGKEGAPSVMSYWTFPSEVWESPEDLQEWAELAYQAAVRSKPEAPAPKPEPVAKAASPAPQAKKSAPKKKAAKKKAKPAKKKAKVVAKKKAKAKKSKPAPKKSKKAVKKSSKKLVSKKKSIKKKPVKKAKAKKAAKKKKRSK; from the coding sequence ATGTCCAATCCATTTGTTGAAGAAACCCTCGAAAAATTATCTATCCTAGGAAATGTGACCGCCAGAGCTATGTTTGGTGGTTATGGCATCTATCTTGACGGAGTTATGTTCGGTCTTGTCGCCGAAGATGTGCTATATCTAAAGACAGACAGCCAAACAATTTCCAAATTCCAAGTTGCCGGCGGACGACCTTTTACCTATGACGGAAAAGAAGGCGCTCCTTCTGTGATGAGTTACTGGACTTTCCCATCGGAAGTTTGGGAATCTCCGGAAGACTTGCAAGAATGGGCAGAACTTGCCTACCAAGCAGCTGTTAGAAGCAAACCGGAAGCACCGGCTCCAAAACCGGAACCCGTTGCAAAAGCGGCTTCTCCTGCTCCACAGGCTAAAAAATCCGCTCCTAAAAAGAAGGCTGCAAAGAAGAAAGCAAAACCTGCTAAAAAGAAGGCAAAGGTAGTAGCTAAGAAAAAAGCGAAGGCTAAAAAGTCCAAGCCGGCTCCTAAAAAATCCAAAAAAGCGGTAAAGAAGTCTTCTAAAAAACTTGTTTCTAAAAAGAAGAGTATCAAAAAGAAGCCGGTAAAAAAAGCCAAAGCTAAAAAAGCGGCGAAGAAGAAAAAAAGATCCAAATAA
- a CDS encoding DUF5329 family protein, with amino-acid sequence MLAFFYILRNRITLVLLFLSFSINLSAECRNPLTEEQKIESLILSVQKLDGVFIRNGEEHGAKEAAEHLRYKLNSAKKSIFAPDPKDWTAKLFIEKVASKSFLSGEVYKIKLKDGKTVTSQSWLEVELKKINDSCK; translated from the coding sequence ATGTTAGCCTTTTTTTACATACTTCGAAATCGGATAACATTGGTTTTGCTGTTTCTGTCTTTTTCGATTAACCTTTCCGCAGAATGCAGGAATCCGCTCACGGAAGAACAAAAGATCGAGTCTTTGATTCTCTCCGTACAAAAGTTAGATGGTGTTTTTATCCGAAACGGAGAAGAACATGGTGCTAAAGAAGCCGCCGAACATCTTCGTTATAAATTAAATTCTGCCAAAAAATCCATCTTTGCTCCCGATCCTAAGGACTGGACTGCCAAGTTGTTTATCGAAAAGGTCGCTTCGAAATCTTTTTTGTCCGGTGAAGTGTACAAAATCAAATTGAAAGACGGAAAAACAGTCACTTCGCAAAGTTGGTTGGAAGTGGAATTGAAAAAGATAAACGATTCCTGTAAATAA
- a CDS encoding RNA polymerase sigma factor, translating into MIDDPHLDLLDGCLKGDRKSLEKLVKVFQEKIFSLSLKFLWNPDDAEDATQEILIKVITNLGGFRKESKLSTWVYRIATNHLINFKKSKEELSRVNFRLIHSELQKSQTIQTEFSETTSYIAMNVQAACTHAMLLCLKRNHRLAFLLGEVFQVTSDEGGWIMDITPANFRKKLSRARIRMSEFLGTHCGLSNAKNVCRCENRIEYSLNRGRIHAYLDLSEKMKESGEWKQMPVLLAASDEVRDVAEVYRFSPQFKSRRDGLEFLKKEISRESWKLIR; encoded by the coding sequence ATGATTGATGATCCGCACTTAGATTTGTTAGACGGTTGTTTGAAAGGGGATAGAAAGTCCCTGGAAAAACTAGTCAAAGTATTTCAGGAAAAGATATTTTCCCTGTCTCTGAAGTTTTTATGGAACCCGGATGATGCGGAAGATGCTACCCAGGAAATACTGATCAAAGTCATTACAAATCTAGGCGGGTTTCGTAAAGAAAGCAAACTTTCTACCTGGGTCTATCGGATTGCAACAAATCATCTGATCAATTTTAAAAAGAGCAAAGAAGAATTGTCCCGAGTCAATTTTCGATTGATTCATTCCGAATTGCAAAAATCACAAACGATCCAAACCGAATTTTCCGAAACCACTTCTTATATTGCAATGAATGTACAGGCGGCATGCACCCATGCAATGTTACTCTGTTTGAAACGAAACCACAGACTTGCATTCTTATTAGGAGAAGTATTCCAGGTAACAAGTGACGAAGGCGGATGGATTATGGATATAACGCCTGCTAATTTTCGCAAAAAATTATCGCGTGCGCGAATCAGAATGAGCGAATTTTTAGGAACTCACTGCGGGCTTAGCAACGCAAAGAATGTATGCAGATGTGAAAATAGGATCGAATACTCTTTGAACAGAGGAAGAATCCACGCTTACCTGGACCTCTCTGAAAAAATGAAGGAATCCGGCGAATGGAAACAGATGCCTGTGCTACTCGCCGCATCCGATGAAGTGCGGGACGTAGCCGAGGTCTATAGATTCAGTCCTCAATTTAAATCCAGACGGGATGGATTAGAATTTCTAAAGAAAGAGATTTCCAGGGAATCTTGGAAATTGATACGTTGA
- a CDS encoding DUF1304 domain-containing protein — protein MNIASKILVGFVAVEHLFILVLEMFLWQSELGLKIFKMTPEVASASATLAKNQGLYNGFLAAGLIWALGFISDKSQKYDTTVFFLGCIIVAAIFGAITAKPSIIISQGSPAIIALIVTYLANKK, from the coding sequence ATGAATATCGCATCAAAAATTTTAGTAGGGTTTGTGGCAGTAGAACACCTTTTCATCCTAGTTTTAGAAATGTTCCTTTGGCAAAGTGAACTGGGTTTGAAAATTTTTAAAATGACTCCGGAAGTGGCGAGTGCCTCGGCTACTCTCGCAAAAAACCAAGGTCTTTATAACGGATTTTTGGCGGCGGGACTGATCTGGGCACTCGGATTTATTTCCGACAAATCTCAAAAATACGACACAACCGTTTTCTTTTTGGGATGTATCATCGTTGCCGCAATCTTCGGAGCGATTACTGCAAAACCTTCCATTATCATTTCCCAAGGGAGCCCTGCGATTATCGCACTCATCGTAACGTACCTTGCCAATAAAAAGTAG
- a CDS encoding NAD(P)H-binding protein, whose translation MKIFVNGASGKVSQNVIQELLEAGHEVFAGTRFPEKGEKKTGVTWVVSDASAPEKGLEVLEKVDAAFFIAPPGFTNQYEILSPWIEKAKQVKLKKVVLMTAMGVEFAPDEAPFRKTEILLEKSGLNWNIIRPNWFMQNFHTFWIAGILSDKKIYFPAGNAKTSFIDSRDISSTAAKLLVSGDKFASQAFVLTGTKSLTHDEVASIISKHTGLKIEYVNVSPEDFKKGLLSGGVPEDYASFLVIIAGALRDGHSEAITDSVQKITGKSPISFDKYAEDNKNAWLVS comes from the coding sequence ATGAAGATATTTGTAAATGGCGCGAGCGGAAAAGTGAGCCAAAATGTAATCCAGGAACTATTGGAAGCAGGTCATGAAGTATTTGCAGGAACCAGATTTCCCGAAAAAGGCGAAAAGAAAACGGGAGTGACTTGGGTGGTTTCCGACGCTTCCGCACCGGAAAAAGGTTTGGAAGTGTTGGAAAAAGTAGATGCTGCGTTTTTCATCGCACCTCCCGGATTTACCAACCAATACGAGATTCTTTCCCCTTGGATCGAAAAAGCGAAACAGGTAAAATTGAAAAAAGTAGTTCTTATGACCGCAATGGGAGTCGAGTTTGCGCCGGATGAAGCACCTTTCCGCAAAACAGAGATTTTGTTGGAAAAATCGGGACTAAATTGGAATATCATCCGCCCCAATTGGTTTATGCAGAATTTTCATACTTTCTGGATCGCAGGGATTTTAAGTGATAAAAAGATCTATTTCCCGGCGGGAAATGCAAAAACAAGTTTTATCGATTCCAGAGATATTTCAAGCACTGCCGCCAAACTTTTGGTAAGCGGCGATAAATTCGCAAGCCAGGCATTCGTACTTACAGGCACGAAATCTCTTACGCATGATGAAGTCGCTTCGATCATTTCGAAACACACCGGCCTAAAAATCGAATATGTAAACGTAAGCCCGGAAGATTTCAAAAAGGGACTGCTTAGCGGAGGAGTGCCGGAAGATTATGCAAGTTTTCTAGTCATCATCGCAGGAGCACTTCGGGACGGTCATTCGGAGGCAATTACCGATTCGGTTCAAAAGATTACCGGAAAATCCCCTATTTCTTTCGATAAGTACGCAGAGGACAACAAAAACGCCTGGTTGGTAAGCTAA
- a CDS encoding AraC family transcriptional regulator, which translates to MDLLSAILDEAGWKNDLLTRDAIHESWGFQFPCEKSGGFHIITQGSCYARFLGKQFELKKGDILFIAKGLTHELLSDPKAKVVEIQRFYEKREHQTKNSLPVTTFVSVRYEIPEKPQHPFFLELPDHILMRAEDIAAHHSLNTATTMISQELESGFGSDLILQRLTDILLYYVIRHWLTKNPSVSPGWVMAFRDNHVLLALQSMHKNPSADWTLESLAKNIGISRAGLANKFKEVLNIPPMEYLTRIRMDKARDLFMKEDTNLEEVALAVGYSSAFAFSKAYKRLFGVSPAREWKKTG; encoded by the coding sequence ATGGATCTACTATCTGCCATTTTGGACGAGGCCGGTTGGAAAAACGATTTGCTCACTCGGGATGCGATCCACGAGTCTTGGGGATTTCAGTTTCCTTGCGAGAAGAGCGGAGGGTTTCACATCATCACGCAAGGTTCTTGTTACGCGAGATTTTTGGGAAAACAATTCGAATTGAAAAAAGGAGATATCCTTTTCATTGCAAAAGGTCTCACTCATGAATTATTGTCCGATCCCAAGGCCAAGGTAGTTGAAATACAAAGGTTCTATGAAAAGAGGGAGCACCAAACAAAGAATAGTCTCCCGGTAACTACATTTGTTTCCGTTCGGTATGAAATTCCTGAAAAACCCCAACATCCTTTTTTTCTGGAATTGCCGGATCATATTTTGATGCGGGCCGAAGACATCGCGGCACATCATTCTCTAAACACCGCGACTACAATGATCTCCCAGGAATTGGAATCAGGTTTCGGTTCCGATTTGATTTTGCAGAGACTAACGGATATTTTGTTGTACTATGTGATCCGTCATTGGCTAACAAAAAACCCGAGTGTCAGTCCCGGATGGGTGATGGCATTTCGCGACAATCATGTGCTACTTGCATTGCAATCCATGCACAAAAATCCTTCCGCCGATTGGACATTAGAGTCGTTGGCAAAAAACATCGGTATCTCCCGGGCAGGGCTTGCCAATAAGTTCAAAGAGGTTTTGAATATCCCTCCTATGGAATATCTGACCCGGATCAGAATGGATAAGGCGAGAGATCTTTTTATGAAAGAAGATACCAATTTGGAAGAGGTAGCATTGGCCGTAGGATATTCTTCCGCGTTTGCTTTTTCGAAAGCATACAAACGGTTATTTGGTGTCTCTCCCGCCCGGGAATGGAAAAAGACGGGCTAA